ACACCTCGACATAGCCGATCTGGTCTTCAAACGCGTGGGCATTCTGGAAGCCGAAGAGGATGCCGGTCTTGCCTTGTTCCTTGGCACGACGAATGTCGGCGGTGGTGCGCACCGGCATCACCAGGTCGCTGTTTTCGCGGATCAGCTTCTGGCTGGCAGCAATATTGTTCACGGTCGCCTGAAAGCCTTCCCACACCGACACAGTGCAGTTGGCCGCCGTCAGACCGCCCTTGCGCATGTCTTCGAACAGCTCACGGTTCCATTTGGCAATGATCAGACCGTCGATAACGATGCTGTCGGCGTGTAATTCGGCTGGGCTCATCAGGCGTCCCCTTATTGGCGATTCATGCGCCGAATCGTCTGCCGGCGCTTTGGGGCCAGCATATGCCTCGGTGCCCGGGCGACCGGGTGCAAAAACGACAGGGGAATTGCCGAAAGCGTCAATCCGCGACAAAGGGTCGCCAGACGCTCCGATCAGCTACCTGTTCAAGCCCGCAAGCTTGAGCCAGAATCTCCGGCATCTTGGAAACACCACTGGATTAGAGCGGCGACAACAATGAAATCGATCTTCCTGGCTTTGGCTTTGCTTGCGACCGGCGTACACGCCGCCGAAGAATCCGACAACAACCCGTGCGACGCCGTCGAAAACGACGTCCAGACCCTGGAATGCTCGACCTACAGCCGCACCACCGCTGAAGACCTGCTCAAGGACAACTACGCCAGCCTGACAGAACGCATGCAGACTGCGTACGGCAAAAACGCCACGCAACTGGCGGACATCACCGCCAAGATCAAGACGGCTCAGCAGCAGTGGCTGAAAACGCGGGACGCTGATTGCGCGGTGGAGGCGTTCCCGGCGACGGCGGGGAGCAAGGCGTTCACGATTGCGCAGAATGATTGCGTGGCGCGGATGAGTGATGAGCGGTCGGAGTTTTTGGAGTCGATTGGGCAGGAGTGATCCTGACCACTCGTAACATGCCGTCAAACTTGTTGATTGGCATTGGGAGAAATATAAGCAAAGATCCTGAAATCTTATAAAAGACTTATATTTCTCCGAATATGAAGTTACCCACAGATATCCAAATCATCAACGACGCCGAGGGCAAACCGGCCTTCGTGGTCATTCCCTATGCGCAATATGTCGCGCAGAAAATGCAGCCCGATCTGATTCCCCATGAAGTGGTCAGTCGGATGGTCGACGGAGCGACACCGATCCGTGCCTGGCGCGAATACCTCAACCTGACTCAGGAAGAAGTCGCTAAACGCATGGGTATTTCGCAACCGGCGTTTGCCCAGCAGGAAACAGTCGCCAAGCCACGCAAGGCCACTCGCGAGAAAATTGCGTCGGCGTTCGGCATCACCACCAATCAGCTTGAGCTGTAAGCTGCCCTCTTCACTTCAAGGAATTCCCCATGAACATCTGCGGCATCGAAATCAAAGGCAGCGAAGCGATCATCGCCGTGGCCGCTCTCGACGGTTCGACCCTGAGCCACATTCCCCTTGCCACCAAGAAGATCGCCCTCGAAGACGATGACGAAGCGGCAAACGTTAAGCTCTTTGCGGCGCAGGTGGCGTCGTTTGTGCGGGAGAATTCGGTTGACCGGATTGCGATCAAGAAACGCAGCAAGAAGGGTGAGTTTGCCGGTGGGCCGACGACGTTCAAGATTGAAGGGATTTTGCAGCTGCTGGATGGGTGTGAGGTGACATTGTTGTCGCCGCAGACGATCAATGCGCAGGCGAAGAAGCATAATTTTGAACTGCCGGGGACGTTGAACAAGTATCAGCATGAGGCTTATAAGGCGGCGTGTTCGGCGCTGCTGAAGAAGTAACCCGATCAAACTGTAGGAGTGAGCCTGCTCGCGATGACGAAGTGTCAGTCGACATCAGTGTTGTCTGACTTACCGCTATCGCGAGCAGGCTCACTCCTACAGGGGTTTTGGGTGCATCCAATTCAGGCCTGTGCGGTACGGCGGTCTTCGCGCGGGCAGCGGGCGAAGCGTGCGCGGTAGCTGCGGGTGAAATACGACGGTGATTCGAAGCCGCAGGCGATGCTGACTTCGAGCACGCTCATGTCAGTCTGGCGCAGCAGCTGTCGGGCCTTTTCCAGCCTTAGCCGCAGATAGAAATTGCTCGGTGTGTCGTTCAGATGCAGCCGAAACAAGCGCTCCAGTTGCCGTCGCGTGACCTTGATCGATTCCGCCAATTGCAGCGTGGTCAGCGGCGGTTCGCTGTGCTGCTCCATCTCGCCGATCACCTGCACCAGTTTCTTGTTGTTGATCCCGTAACGCGTAGCAACTTCCATACGCTGGTGGTCTTTGCGCGGGCGAATCCTCCCCAGCACAAACTGCTCACTGACCTGAATCGCCAGCTGCGGCCCATGGGCCTGAGCGATCAAATCGAGCATTAAATCAATGGAAGCGGTGCCACCCGCCGAGGTGATCCGTCGACGGTCGATCTCGAACAATTCCTGGGTCACGCTGAGCTGTGGATAAGATTCCTTGAAGGCATCGATCGCTTCCCAGTGCAGGGTCAGGCGATGGCCCTCAAGCAACCCGGCTTCGGCAAGGACAAAGCTGCCCGTGTCAATGGCGCCCAGCGTCACGCCATCGTTATCCAGCCGCCGCAGCCAATGTTCCAGCACCGGCGTGGCAAATTTCAGCGGCTCAAACCCGGCCACCACCAATAACGTCGCGCCTTTTTTCAGCGGCTCCAGCGCTGCATCGGCGTTGACCGACATGCCATTGCTCGCCAGCACCGCCCCGCCATCAGCGCTCAACACGTGCCAGCGATACAACTCGCCACGAAAGCGGTTGGCCACGCGCAGCGGTTCGATCGCGGAGATAAAGCCAATGGCGGAGAAGCCGGGCATCAGCAAAAAGTAGAAATCCTGGGACATGGGCGCCCTCGGTCGGCGGGTAGCGTGGGATGTTGATACGCCGATTGTCGTCAGCGTTCAAGCGCACAGGTCGCTACAGTGCAAATGCCAGTCGCCGCAGTGCGTTTTCACAGGCGCATAGCTGCGTAACTTGGCATCACCGGCGCATCAGACGCCGGGAACCACAATAAACCACCTGCCGAGGAACCCGACATGAAACGACTGATCAGCAGCTGTGTTCTTGCACTCAGCGGTACCGCTTTCTTGAGCGCCAGCGTCATGGCGGCCGAACCCGCCTCGTGCCAGAACGTGCGCATGGGCGTGGTCAACTGGACCGACGTGATCGCCACCAGTGCCATGACCCAGGTCCTGCTCGACGGCCTCGGCTACAACACCAAACAAACCAGTGCGTCCCAGCAAATCATCTTCGCCGGGATCCGCGATCAGCGCCTGGACCTGTTCCTCGGTTACTGGAACCCGCTGATGACCCAGACCATCACCCCGTTCGTCGACGCCAATCAGGTCAAAGTCCTCGAAGCGCCAAGCCTGAAAGATGCCCGTGCGACCCTCGCCGTGCCGACTTATCTGGCCGACAAGGGCCTGAAAACCTTCGCCGACATCGCCAGGTTTGAAAAAGAACTGGGCGGCAAGATCTACGGCATCGAACCGGGCTCGGGCGCCAACACGCAGATCAAGGCAATGATCACCAAGAACCAGTTCGGCCTCGGCAAGTTCCAGCTGGTCGAGTCCAGCGAAGCCGGCATGCTCGCCGCCGTCGACCGCGCCGTGCGCCGCAAGGAAGCCGTGGTGTTCTTCGGTTGGGCGCCGCACCCGATGAACGTCAACGTGCAGATGACTTACCTGACCGGCAGCGACGATGCCCTTGGTCCGAACGAAGGCATGGCCACCGTGTGGACGGTGACCGCGCCGAAATACGCTGAGCAGTGCCCGAACGTTGGCCGTCTGCTGACCAACCTGACGTTCACCGCCGAAGACGAGAGCCGGATGATGCAACCGCTGCTCGACCACAAGGACGCCTTCGAATCGGCCAAGCAATGGCTCAAGGATCACCCCGAAGACAAGCAGCGCTGGCTGGAAGGTGTGACCACGTTCGATGGCAAACCGGCGGCTGAAAATCTTCAGCTGACCAGCAAATAACCGCCACCCTCACCCTAGCCCTTTCCCGTTGGGAGAGGGAACTGAACGACGCTTCGCAGCCCGGCAAAGGGCTGCGGACAGACCCATCACGCCTGAAGGAAACCGCACCATGAACCACGACGTCATCATCACCTGCGCACTCACCGGTGCTGGCGACACGACCGCCAAGAGCCCGCACGTGCCGGTCACCCCGAAACAAATCGCTGCCGCCGCCGTTGAAGCAGCCAAGGCCGGCGCCACCGTTGTGCATTGCCATGTGCGCGATCCGCAGACCGGCAAGTTCAGCCGTGACGTGGCGCTGTACCGCGAAGTGATGGAGCGCATCCGCGAGGCCGACGTCGACATCATCGTCAACCTGACTGCCGGCATGGGCGGCGACCTGGAAATCGGCGCCGGCGAGAAACCGATGGAGTTCGGCCCGAACACCGATCTGGTCGGCCCGTTGACTCGTCTGGCGCACGTTGAAGAGCTGTTGCCGGAAATCTGCACCCTCGATTGCGGCACGCTGAACTTCGGCGATGGCGACACCATTTACGTCTCCACACCGGCGCAACTGCGTGCCGGCGCCAAGCGCATCACCGAGTTGGGCGTGAAGGCCGAGCTGGAGATTTTCGACACCGGTCACCTCTGGTTCGCCAAGCAGATGATCAAGGAAGGTCTGCTCGATAACCCGTTGTTCCAGCTGTGCCTGGGCATCCCGTGGGGCGCGCCGGCGGATACCACCACCATGAAAGCCATGGTCGATAACCTGCCAGCCGACGCGGTATGGGCCGGCTTTGGCATTGGCCGGATGCAGATGCCGATGGCTGCGCAAGCGGTGTTGCTGGGCGGCAACGTACGGGTCGGGCTGGAGGACAACCTGTGGTTGGACAAAGGCGTGCTGGCGACCAACGGCCAATTGGTCGAGCGCGCCAGCGAGATCCTCAGCCGCCTCGGCGCCCGCGTGCTGACCCCGGCTGAGGGCCGCAAGAAAATGGGCCTGACCCAGCGCGGCTGACCTATCCCAAAAACGAGCCTGACTGGCCCCACTTTTAACCTGTAGGAGCTGCCGAAGGCTGCGATCTTTTGACTTTGATTTTTAGAAGCAAGATCAAAAGATCGCAGCCTTCGGCAGCTCCTACAGGGATCACCTTACTCGGGAAAAATCCAATGAGCTTTATCACCGAAATCAAAACCTTCGCCGCGCTGGGCAGCGGTGTCATCGGTAGTGGCTGGGTGGCCCGTGCCCTCGCCTATGGCCTCGACGTGGTGGCCTGGGATCCGGCGCCCGGCGCCGAAGCAGCACTGCGCAAACGCGTGGCCAATGCCTGGGGGGCGCTGGAGAAAAACGGTCTGGCGCCGGGCGCTTCGCAGGATCGCCTGCGCTTTGTCGCGACTATCGAAGAGTGCGTGCGCGATGCCGATTTCATTCAAGAAAGCGCCCCGGAACGTCTGGAGCTGAAACTTGATCTGCACAGCAAAATCAGCGCCGCAGCCAAGCCCAATGCGTTGATCGGTTCGAGTACGTCGGGCCTGTTGCCGAGCGAGTTTTACGAGAGTTCAACGCACCCGGAACGCTGCGTGGTCGGCCACCCGTTCAACCCGGTTTATCTGCTGCCTTTGGTAGAGGTAGTCGGCGGCAAGAACACCGCGCCGCAAGCCATTCAGGCAGCAATGAAAGTCTACGAATCCCTCGGCATGCGCCCGTTGCATGTGCGCAAGGAGGTGCCGGGGTTTATTGCCGACCGCTTGCTCGAAGCGCTATGGCGTGAAGCGCTGCACCTGGTCAACGACGGTGTCGCCACCACTGGCGAAATCGACGATGCGATCCGCTTTGGCGCCGGTCTACGCTGGTCGTTCATGGGCACATTCCTGACCTACACCCTGGCCGGTGGTGATGCGGGAATGCGCCACTTCATGTCGCAATTCGGCCCGGCGTTGCAGTTGCCGTGGACCTATCTGCCGGCGCCGGAGCTGACTGACAAGTTGATCGATGACGTGGTCGATGGCACCAGCGATCAGCTCGGCCGTCACAGTATTTCGGCGCTGGAGCGCTATCGTGATGATTGTTTGCTGGCTGTGCTGGAGGCGGTGAAGACCACCAAGGAGAAGCATGGGATGGCGTTCAGCGAGTGATATGTCTGCCGTGACATTGCAGCCCTCACCCTAGCCCTCTCCCAGAGGTAGAGGGGACTGACCGCGCTGATTGTTCGAGTTACGCCGACTTGCACCATCGAGCCGAACTCAGGACTCGAAAAGCTCGAAAATTTGCTCCCTTTCCCCCTCGCCCCCTTGGGGGAGAGGGCTGGGGTGAGGGGGTAGCTCTTGATCTTAACGACCCGCCCACTGCCGGAACCCAAACCATGCCCAACCTCACCACCTACCAAACCAGAATCATCCCCGACTGGGTCGACTACAACAGTCACCTGCGCGACGCCTTTTACCTGCTGATTTTCAGCTACGCCACCGACGCCCTGATGGATCGCCTCGGCATGGACAGCAACAACCGCGAAGCCAGCGGCCATTCACTGTTCACCCTCGAATTGCACCTCAATTACCTGCACGAAGTGAAGCTCGACACCGAAGTCGAAGTACGCACGCAAATCATTGGCCACGACAGCAAACGCCTGCACCTCTATCACAGCCTGCACAAGGTCGGTGAGGATCAGGAACTGGCCGGCAATGAACAAATGCTCTTGCACGTCGACCTCGCCGGCCCGCGCTCGGCGCCGTTCAGCGCGGACACCCTGAGCCGCCTGCAAAGCATCGTCGCCGAGCAGAAAGACTTGCCTGCTCCCGCTTACATCGGCCGCGTCATCGCGCTGCCGCCTGCAAGGTAAATCCATCGATCGCAAGGAGCCGCCATGAACACCGCTGCCGCTGTTGCCGATTTCCGTACTTATCCGTTGATCAGCGCGCTCGGTGGCGTGCAGAGCCTGGCGGATCGTGTTGCCATTGAATGGGCTGACGGGCGCATCAGCCCGTTCCACCATGTCTGGTTGCGGGACAACTGCCCGTGTCCACAGTGCGTCTACAACATCACCCGCGAACAGGTCTTCGAGATTGTCGATGCCACTGAAGACCTCAAACCTGCTGCCGCGCATATCGATACCCACGGCTGCCTACGCATCGACTGGCAGGACGGTCACCTCAGCCGTTTCGATCCGGGCTGGTTACGCGCGCACGCCTACGACGATGAATCCCGCGCCGAACGCTTGGCCGCCAAGCCCAAGCCTTATCTTTGGCGTAGCGATTTGCAGTTGCCGGTGTTCGAATACGTGGCACTGATGAACGATAACGCCGCGCTGCTGCAATGGCTGCTCGCCGTGCGCGACATCGGCCTGACGCAAGTGCGCGGCGTACCCAGCGAACCCGGTTCACTGACACTTATCGCGCAGCGCATTTCCTTTATCCGCGAAAGCAACTTCGGCGTGCTGTTCAACGTGCAATCCAAGGCCGATGCCGACAGCAATGCCTACACCGCTTTCAATTTGCCGTTGCACACTGATCTGCCGACCCGTGAGCTGCAACCGGGGCTGCAATTTCTGCATTGCCTGGTAAATGACGCCGAGGGTGGCGAGAGTATTTTTGTCGACGGATTTTCGATTGCCGATGCGTTGCGCAGTGAGGA
This region of Pseudomonas sp. R84 genomic DNA includes:
- a CDS encoding lysozyme inhibitor LprI family protein, yielding MKSIFLALALLATGVHAAEESDNNPCDAVENDVQTLECSTYSRTTAEDLLKDNYASLTERMQTAYGKNATQLADITAKIKTAQQQWLKTRDADCAVEAFPATAGSKAFTIAQNDCVARMSDERSEFLESIGQE
- a CDS encoding helix-turn-helix transcriptional regulator codes for the protein MKLPTDIQIINDAEGKPAFVVIPYAQYVAQKMQPDLIPHEVVSRMVDGATPIRAWREYLNLTQEEVAKRMGISQPAFAQQETVAKPRKATREKIASAFGITTNQLEL
- a CDS encoding DUF3010 family protein, with the translated sequence MNICGIEIKGSEAIIAVAALDGSTLSHIPLATKKIALEDDDEAANVKLFAAQVASFVRENSVDRIAIKKRSKKGEFAGGPTTFKIEGILQLLDGCEVTLLSPQTINAQAKKHNFELPGTLNKYQHEAYKAACSALLKK
- a CDS encoding GlxA family transcriptional regulator, which codes for MSQDFYFLLMPGFSAIGFISAIEPLRVANRFRGELYRWHVLSADGGAVLASNGMSVNADAALEPLKKGATLLVVAGFEPLKFATPVLEHWLRRLDNDGVTLGAIDTGSFVLAEAGLLEGHRLTLHWEAIDAFKESYPQLSVTQELFEIDRRRITSAGGTASIDLMLDLIAQAHGPQLAIQVSEQFVLGRIRPRKDHQRMEVATRYGINNKKLVQVIGEMEQHSEPPLTTLQLAESIKVTRRQLERLFRLHLNDTPSNFYLRLRLEKARQLLRQTDMSVLEVSIACGFESPSYFTRSYRARFARCPREDRRTAQA
- a CDS encoding choline ABC transporter substrate-binding protein; the protein is MKRLISSCVLALSGTAFLSASVMAAEPASCQNVRMGVVNWTDVIATSAMTQVLLDGLGYNTKQTSASQQIIFAGIRDQRLDLFLGYWNPLMTQTITPFVDANQVKVLEAPSLKDARATLAVPTYLADKGLKTFADIARFEKELGGKIYGIEPGSGANTQIKAMITKNQFGLGKFQLVESSEAGMLAAVDRAVRRKEAVVFFGWAPHPMNVNVQMTYLTGSDDALGPNEGMATVWTVTAPKYAEQCPNVGRLLTNLTFTAEDESRMMQPLLDHKDAFESAKQWLKDHPEDKQRWLEGVTTFDGKPAAENLQLTSK
- a CDS encoding 3-keto-5-aminohexanoate cleavage protein — translated: MNHDVIITCALTGAGDTTAKSPHVPVTPKQIAAAAVEAAKAGATVVHCHVRDPQTGKFSRDVALYREVMERIREADVDIIVNLTAGMGGDLEIGAGEKPMEFGPNTDLVGPLTRLAHVEELLPEICTLDCGTLNFGDGDTIYVSTPAQLRAGAKRITELGVKAELEIFDTGHLWFAKQMIKEGLLDNPLFQLCLGIPWGAPADTTTMKAMVDNLPADAVWAGFGIGRMQMPMAAQAVLLGGNVRVGLEDNLWLDKGVLATNGQLVERASEILSRLGARVLTPAEGRKKMGLTQRG
- a CDS encoding L-carnitine dehydrogenase, whose translation is MSFITEIKTFAALGSGVIGSGWVARALAYGLDVVAWDPAPGAEAALRKRVANAWGALEKNGLAPGASQDRLRFVATIEECVRDADFIQESAPERLELKLDLHSKISAAAKPNALIGSSTSGLLPSEFYESSTHPERCVVGHPFNPVYLLPLVEVVGGKNTAPQAIQAAMKVYESLGMRPLHVRKEVPGFIADRLLEALWREALHLVNDGVATTGEIDDAIRFGAGLRWSFMGTFLTYTLAGGDAGMRHFMSQFGPALQLPWTYLPAPELTDKLIDDVVDGTSDQLGRHSISALERYRDDCLLAVLEAVKTTKEKHGMAFSE
- a CDS encoding thioesterase family protein, which gives rise to MPNLTTYQTRIIPDWVDYNSHLRDAFYLLIFSYATDALMDRLGMDSNNREASGHSLFTLELHLNYLHEVKLDTEVEVRTQIIGHDSKRLHLYHSLHKVGEDQELAGNEQMLLHVDLAGPRSAPFSADTLSRLQSIVAEQKDLPAPAYIGRVIALPPAR
- a CDS encoding gamma-butyrobetaine dioxygenase, which codes for MNTAAAVADFRTYPLISALGGVQSLADRVAIEWADGRISPFHHVWLRDNCPCPQCVYNITREQVFEIVDATEDLKPAAAHIDTHGCLRIDWQDGHLSRFDPGWLRAHAYDDESRAERLAAKPKPYLWRSDLQLPVFEYVALMNDNAALLQWLLAVRDIGLTQVRGVPSEPGSLTLIAQRISFIRESNFGVLFNVQSKADADSNAYTAFNLPLHTDLPTRELQPGLQFLHCLVNDAEGGESIFVDGFSIADALRSEDPAAFQALCEIPVEFRNKDRHSDYRCLAPIIALDALGRVAEIRMANFLRGAFDTSVEQMSVLYRAYRRFIAMTREPRFRLLQRLNPGELWCFDNRRTLHARNAFDPATGARHFQGCYIDRDELLSRILVLQR